The Terriglobia bacterium region AGGACGCCGTGGATGCCGTGCGCGCGCTTACCCCGGACCGCCGCGGCGCGGATGTGGTCATCGAGGCGGTCGGACGTCCCGAGGCCTGGGAATGGTCCATTGATATGGTACGCAAGGGCGGCACCGTCAATTTCTTCGGCGGATGCGCCAGCGGGACCAAGGTCGCCCTCGACACCAATCGCTTGCACTACTCCGAGATTTCGCTGAAGGCCACCTTTCATCACACTCCGGAAACGGTTCGCAAGGCCTTTGCCCTGATCGCGGAACGCAAGATCCGCGGTGCGGATTACATTACCGGCGAGGCGCCGCTCTCGCGCTTGCAGCAAGTGCTACGCCACATGCTGAACCGCAACGGCGACATCAAGACCGCCATCATCCCCGGGCACTGAATAGGCTCGCAACCACGGCGGACACGGAGGGCCACCTAGGTCCTCCGTCGTTTTTCGCCTTTGCGTTTCTCTGTGTCCTCTGTGATTAAATTGATATGTTGAGGGCCACTCCCAATTCCGTCCCCTTCGCCGGATTGCCGGCGGAGTACGCCATTCCCGCGCAGGCGCCGTCGCTGACCGAAGCGCGTGCCTACTGTGCGCGGCTGGCGCGCCGGCATTACGAGAATTTCTCCGTCGCCACCTGGTTCCTGCCGGAGCGCGTCCGGCCGCATTTCTACAGCGTGTACGCCTACTGCCGCATTTCCGACGACCTGGGCGATGAGGTTTCCGACCCGCGGCAAGCACTGCGCCTGCTCGACGAATGGGAAGAAGAACTGAACGCAACCTATCTCAGCCTGGTGGCGCCTCCGCCCCTGGACGTACGCATGAATGTCGAGCAGCTTCAGCCTGGGCCATCCTCCAGGAACCCGGCGCGGCCGCGCCACCCGGTATTCATCGCGCTGCGGGAGACCATTCGCGAGTGCAACATCCCGCACCAGCCATTCGCCGATCTTTTGAAGGCCTTCCGCCAGGACCAGAAGCTGGGCCGATACCAGACCTTTGACGATGTTCTCCGATATTGTTGTTACTCCGCCAATCCGGTAGGACGCCTCGTGCTTTATGTCTGCGGCTATTGCGACGACGCGCGGCAGCGGCTTTCCGATTACACCTGCACCGCGTTGCAACTGGCGAATTTCTGGCAGGACGTCTGGCCCGACTACGGCAAGGGCCGCATTTACATTCCGCTCGAAGACTTACAGCGTTATGGCGTCAGCGAGCAGGACATTGCCGCCCGCCGCTTCACGCCGCAGTTCCGCGAGCTGATGAAATTTGAAGTCGAGCGCGCTCGCGATTGGTTCGCGCGTGGCGCACCGTTGGCGCGCGAGGTAGACAAGAAGCTGGCGATTGACATCGAGCTCTTCACCCGCGGCGGGCAGGAAATCCTGAACGCGATCGAGCGCCAGGGCTTTGACGTTCTCACCAGGCGGCCCGCGATCTCCAAGGCTCGGAAGTTGGCTTTGATCGCCCGTTCGGCATTCGGGATGGTGCTTTAAGGATGGTCTGATCAACCCCGGTTTTTGAAGGGGACGGCCTTCAGGTCGTCCGTAAATGCTGTACAAAGGGTACGGCTTTAGCCGCTGAGGGACCGGCGATGTGCTTGATCAGAGCTTCCTTAGCCGGGACCGGAAGCAAGCGGTCCGCCGTTGATCATCGGAAGGATCTGGGATTCGCTGCGTCCATCGAAAAAACCATGACCGTTCTCGCCCAAACCGGACAGGCGCCCAGCGCCCCGCGAGTCGCCCCGCTGCAACTGCGCACCGCGTACGGCATCTGCCGCCACATCACGCGCAAGGCGGCGCGCAACTTCTACTACGCTTTCCTGGTGCTGCCGCGGCGCAAGCGCGACGCCCTCAGCGCCGTGTACGCCTTCATGCGCCACGCCGACGACATCAGCGACGATCCACTGCTCACGCCCGAGGACAAGCGCCTCAAGCTTAACGCCTGGATCGAGTCCCTGGACCGTATCGTTGCCGGCGAGCCCACCGACGATCCCGTGCTCATGGCGGTTGCCGACAGCCAGCGCCGCTTCCATATCCCCATCGAATTACTGGAAACACTGGTTTACGGCACTGCCATGGACGTCCCCTGGCCCGGTAGCCCACAACCAACGGCCGACGGCCCCCAGGTGCTCTACCAGACTTTCGACGATCTCTATAATTACTGCTATCACGTCGCCTCCGTTGTCGGCCTGGTCTGCATTCGTATCTTCGGCTATCGCGATCCGGTGGCGGAGGATCTTGCGGAGCGCTGCGGCATCGCCTTTCAACTCACCAATATCATTCGCGACGTCAAGGAAGACGCCACCATGGGCCGCATCTACTTGCCGCAGCAGGATCTTGATCGCTGCGGCATCGGCGCCAGCATGTTCCGTTCGTCCAGGCCGACCAATTTCCGCCCCCTGCTGGAGATGGAAGCCGAGCGTGCCCGCCAGTACTACGCCTCCGGGCGCCAGTTGATCGCTTACGTGGACGAAGATAGCCAGCCCGCGCTTTGGACGCTGGTGGAAATTTACAGCCGCTTGCTCGCCAAAATCGCCGACCGCGATTACGACGTCTTCACCGAGCGCGTGTGCCTGACTACCAGCGAAAAGCTTCGTGTTCTGATCAAGGGGATGTGGCGGCGGATCGTCACATGATGATGATCGCCCACAATGCGCCGACGGTGGCGGTTGTCGGCGGAGGACTCGCCGGACTGTCCGCCGGATGTGCTCTGGCGGGCGCCGGCTTCCGCGTCTCGTTGTTCGAGCGCCGCCCGTACTTGGGCGGCCGCGCCTCTTCCTACCAGCACCCCGCTACCGGCGAGGTGGTCGACAACTGCCAGCACGTGCTGCTCGGCTGCTGTACCAATCTGCTTGATTTCTACCGCCGCATCGGCGCCGCGGACAAGATCCGCTGGTACCGCCGCCTCACCTTCATCGAGCCCGGCGGACGCCGCTCCCTCATCGAGCCGGGACTGCTGCCCGCTCCATTTCATAGCGCCGGCTCCTTCCTGCGCGCGCCTTGCCTTTCCTTAGGCGACAAGACGGCCATCGCACGTGCCATGCTGGCCCTCGCCGCTCGCCTTCCCGACGACAACGGCGATCCGTTCTTCGACTGGCTCCATGCCCGCGGCCAAACGCAGCGGGCCATCGATCGCTTCTGGAGGGTGGTGTTGGTCAGCGCGTTGAACGAAGACCTGGAACGCGTCTCGTCGCGTTATGCCGCGCAGGTTTTTCGCGAATCATTCCTGAAATCGGCGCAAGCAGGTGCGCTCGGCCTGCCGGCTCTACCGCTGTCAGATCTATACGGAATTGCCGGCGATTACATCCTGCAACAGGGTGGCGCCGTCGCAATGCGCGCCAGCGTCGATTCCTTCCGCGCCGATGCCAACCAGGTCCGCATCTGCGCAAGCGGGCGAGACTTCGCTTGCGACTACGCCGTCCTTGCCGTCCCATTCCAGGCGCTGCCGGGCATAATACCCAGGGATGAAGATGAAGACGACCTGTCAGCCGCCTTGCGCTCGATGCTTGATCGCTTCGAAACTTCGCCTATCACCGGCATTCACCTCTGGTTCGACCGCCAGATAACCGACCTGCCGCATGCTGTGCTTCTGGATCGCACCATCCAGTGGATGTTCCACAAATCGGAGATTCTCGATCGCAGTGGCAGTACTCCTGCGTCCATGCCTGACGCCAACGCAGGGGCGGCAGATCTTAGCCCGGGGCGTAAGCCCCGGGTAAGCAACAATCGTGACTCGGAGTCCCGTAGGGACGGCACCAGGGGGGGCTACATAGAGTTGGTTGTCAGTTCTTCGAAAAACCTGGTCGAGAAATCCAAACAGGAAATCCTCAACCTCGCCATGCGCGAGCTGGCCGAATTTTTCCCCGAAGCGAACCACGCCCGGCTGCTGAAGTCGGCCGTCATCAAGGAAGTGAACGCCACCTACGCGCCGCTGCCGGGCACCGATGCGCATCGCCCGGCGCAAGTCTCTCCCTGGCCTCGCGTGTTCCTTGCCGGCGACTGGACCGCCACCGGTTGGCCCGCCACCATGGAAGGTGCCGTCCGCAGCGGCTATCTCGCCGCCGAGGCGCTTACAACCCGGTCCGGCAGGCCGCAACGCTTCCTGGTGCCCGACCTGCCGGCCCGCGGATTTATGCGTTTGCTGGGAAAGTGAAAGCGGGCGACCTGAGACCTGAAGCCTGAAGCCCGGAGCCTACCTCGCCACCAGCGCCACGCCGGCCGCAACCAGCATCGCCGCCAACCACCGCCGCCGGTCCACCTGCTCGCGCAGGAAGAGCTTGCCGACGATGGCATTCGCAATGAAGGTGAGGGAAGCCGACGCCGGCGCCACCAGGCTCACATCCGCCCACGACAATGCGAACAGCAGCGCGAAAAAGGCAAGCGCCATGAACCCCACCCCGATCCACAGCGTCGAATTACTAAGTATAACTTTAATGGTTTTACCTAATCCATTGTAACGATACAGCTTACCTACATCGCCTGATTGCTTCATGGCGAGCGATGTAAGCCCGTCCCCGGCGGTCGAGGCAGCCACTACCGCCAGGATGCTGCCCCAGGTGTATTGCCAGTGCGTCATGCGCCCCCGACCGGAGGAAGATGGTGTGCTTGCCCGCGCGCACCCACCGTTTTCGCCGGGCCCGATGTGACAAAGCCCACTCCCAGAGCAATTAGCGCGATCCCTGCCCATCGCCATGGCGAGATGTTCTCGTGCAGGAAAAACTTCGCCATCAGCGCCATCAGGATATATCCCACGGCGGTAGCGGGCAGGACATAAGTGAGATCGGCAAAGGAAAGCGCGGTCAGGTAGCTGGCAAAGAAGGCCAGCAGCAGAATAATCCCCACCGCTACCCAGGGCGTGAAAATGGCGGAAATGGCATCCGTCCAGTGGCTCAGGGAAAGCGCGCCCACCGCCTTCATGCCGCGCGACAACGCAATGTCGCCGCAGGCCCCGAACACCACCACCCCGGCCAGGATGGCTCGTTTGCGGAGGTTCACGGAAAAAATCTCAAGCGTTGGCGGGCTCGACCGAGGCTTCCGACTCCGAACCGGCTCCGCCTCCGTCAGGCGCCGCAGGTGGCGCCACCACCGGTTTCTGCCGCTGCTGCTTGACCCAGCGATTGCGGTTGGCGCGAAGCTTCAGGAATTCCTTGGCTTCATGATAGAGGCGCTTTCGTTCGTCGGAATTGAAAAACGCCTTCCTCACGATGCGGTAGACCGCCTTGGGCCGGAAGTAGTATTCGTCGTAGAACCGGTGCACCGCCTCGATGATTTCCTCCGCCGGCAATCCGGGATATTCGATGTGCGCCAGTTGGTGTCCACCTGCGTCCACCATCTCCTTGTTCGCCATGAATCCGTTGCGCACGGCGAAATCGTACAACTCGGTTCCGGGATAGGCATGCGCGACCGAGACCTGAATCGTCTCCACGTCCAGTTCCTTGGCGAAGTCCATCGTGCGCCGGATGGTCTCGCGAGTCTCGCCGGGCAGGCCCATGATGAAGTCGCCATGGATCACCAGCCCCAGCTTATGGCAGTCCTTGGTGAACTGGCGCGCTCGTTCCAGGGTCGCCCCCTTCTTGATGTTCTTCAGGATCTGCTGATCGCCTGATTCGTATCCCACGATCAGCAACCGGCACCCGGCATCGCGCATGGCCTTCAGCGTCTCGTAATCGGTCGTGACGCGCGACGTGCACGACCACGTCAACTTCAGCGGCTTCAGCTTCTCGCACAACTCGATTGTCCGCGCCTTCTGGATGTTGAAGGTGTCGTCATCGAAGAAAAACTCCTTGACGTACGGCCAGTACTCCTTCGCTTGCGCCATCTCGCGCGCCACCGCGTCGGTGGAGCGTTTGCGCCAGGGATGTCCGCTCAGGGTCTGCGGCCACAGGCAGAAGGTGCACTGCGCCGGGCAGCCGCGCGTCGTGTACAGCGAGACGAATGGATGCAGCAGGAATGGAACGTTGTAGCGGCGGACGTCCAAGTCGCGCTTGTAGACGTCGGTCACGTTCGGCAGCGCATCGAGGTCGGTGACCTGCGGCGCCTCCGGGTTGTGTACCACTTTGCCGTTCTTGCGGTAAGACACTCCGGGAATCTCGGCCACTGGCGTGCCCTTGGCAAAGCTGGTAACCGCGTAATCGAATTCCCGGCGTACCACGAAGTCAACCTGCGGCGCCTCGTTCAGACTCTTTTCCGGCAGGACCGATACGTGCGGCCCGACAAACGCAATTTTGATCTTGGGATTGGCCGCCTTAATCGCCTTGCTCAACCGTATGTCGCCGGGGAAGCCGGGCGTGCTGGTAAACAGCACCAGGAATTCGTATTCCTTGGCGATGCGGATTGTTTCTTCCGCCGAGACGTGGTGCGGCGGCGCATCCAGCAACCGCGAACCTTCCAGCATGCCTGCCGGATAGGCCAGCCAAACCGGGTACCAGTAGGACTCAATCTCACGGGTTGCCGGCCACCGGGACCCGGCGCCGCCGTCAAAATTTTCAAACGAAGGGGGATTTAGGAACAACGTTTTCAATGGCATGCGGTTAAGTCAATTATCGTAACACCCTCTCACAGATTGCGCCTGGTCCACCCTGTTGACAACAAAAATTCCCCCTCGCTCCGACGAGGTGAAATTCTTGAAGACCCACATCCGATCACGCTACCAGCGACCGGTCACAGCCTGAAGTCATTCCGGCTGAATGGTACCTTAGATGTCCTGAAAGGTACAAGAATTCAGCTTATTAGCGACACCCCTTGTTTAACAGTTAGTGTCTGCACGCACCACCCGGCGCCACTCTGACAAAAACCCGGCTGCGACACGTTTGTTGTCGCGGGTTATCAGTTAAGGAGACCCGACCAGCGAAACCCGGCAACCGACTACTGTTTCCCATCCAGCGCCCAGTTCTCCAGCTTACCTGCCGCCCGCAACAGTTGCAGCCGCGCCCTCTCCAGCTCGAAGCTCATGTCCAGGTACGTCGAGTACTTGTCGTTCACCAGGATGCGCGCCGAGCCCAACTCGCTAGGTCCCGGCGGTGGGGTCGGCGGTTGGCCGGCAGCGGCTGGCCCCCCCGGAGCAGCCGCCTGGATTCGCGCCTGGATGGCATCCGCTTCTACCTGCGCCAATTGGTAATCGAGCTGCGCCACCTGTTCTGCCGCAACCAATTGCTTGATCGACCGCGCCAGTTTAATCGTCTCGGTCGAGACTTGGCCCTTTGTGACCTCCGACTGCCGTCGCGCCTTGACAGCTTCGGCATCGGCAGCCTCGGCCCGCGCCCGCTGCGGGAAGTTAAGGAATGGAAAGCGGATCGCGACTCCCAGCGTGGCATTGTTCCGCTGGAAGCGGTTGAAGTACAGATCATAGTTGTTGTACTTCGAGAACAGGCCGTACTGCCCAACCAGGTCAATCGCCGGCCACATCATCTTGTGTTCGCCCTTGGCGCGCAACTCCTTGGCGCTGGCGGATTCCTGCGCCGCCTTCACCGCTGGGCTTGCCGACAACGCTGCACTCACGATGTCCGGCTGCTGGCTGAGGTCGGGAATCTGCGGAATGGATTCCGTAACCGTTTCAATCGAGGCTGCCGGTAGGCCGGTCAGTTGGCTTAGGCGTTCGCGCAGCACGTCGGCGGCTGCTTCCGCGTCCGCCAGCCGCAAGCGAACCTGCGCCGCCGCCAGCTGGGCGCGCGTGAGTTCCAGTTGGCTGTCCACTCCGGCCTGCAGACGGTCGCTGACCACGTTCACCAACCGGTTGGCCTCCTCCTGTTGCTGGTTCAGCGGCCGCATCCGCGACGCGAGCGTATCGAGCTGGACGTACGCGATCGCGGCTTCCAGCAGCGTAGCCACTCGCTGGTCTTCCGCTCCAGTTGCCGACGCCTGCCACTCCTGCCGTGCCGCCTTCATGAAATCGCGCCCCGCCGGGCTGAACA contains the following coding sequences:
- the hpnC gene encoding squalene synthase HpnC; this encodes MLRATPNSVPFAGLPAEYAIPAQAPSLTEARAYCARLARRHYENFSVATWFLPERVRPHFYSVYAYCRISDDLGDEVSDPRQALRLLDEWEEELNATYLSLVAPPPLDVRMNVEQLQPGPSSRNPARPRHPVFIALRETIRECNIPHQPFADLLKAFRQDQKLGRYQTFDDVLRYCCYSANPVGRLVLYVCGYCDDARQRLSDYTCTALQLANFWQDVWPDYGKGRIYIPLEDLQRYGVSEQDIAARRFTPQFRELMKFEVERARDWFARGAPLAREVDKKLAIDIELFTRGGQEILNAIERQGFDVLTRRPAISKARKLALIARSAFGMVL
- a CDS encoding phytoene/squalene synthase family protein, whose product is MTVLAQTGQAPSAPRVAPLQLRTAYGICRHITRKAARNFYYAFLVLPRRKRDALSAVYAFMRHADDISDDPLLTPEDKRLKLNAWIESLDRIVAGEPTDDPVLMAVADSQRRFHIPIELLETLVYGTAMDVPWPGSPQPTADGPQVLYQTFDDLYNYCYHVASVVGLVCIRIFGYRDPVAEDLAERCGIAFQLTNIIRDVKEDATMGRIYLPQQDLDRCGIGASMFRSSRPTNFRPLLEMEAERARQYYASGRQLIAYVDEDSQPALWTLVEIYSRLLAKIADRDYDVFTERVCLTTSEKLRVLIKGMWRRIVT
- the hpnE gene encoding hydroxysqualene dehydroxylase HpnE, which produces MIAHNAPTVAVVGGGLAGLSAGCALAGAGFRVSLFERRPYLGGRASSYQHPATGEVVDNCQHVLLGCCTNLLDFYRRIGAADKIRWYRRLTFIEPGGRRSLIEPGLLPAPFHSAGSFLRAPCLSLGDKTAIARAMLALAARLPDDNGDPFFDWLHARGQTQRAIDRFWRVVLVSALNEDLERVSSRYAAQVFRESFLKSAQAGALGLPALPLSDLYGIAGDYILQQGGAVAMRASVDSFRADANQVRICASGRDFACDYAVLAVPFQALPGIIPRDEDEDDLSAALRSMLDRFETSPITGIHLWFDRQITDLPHAVLLDRTIQWMFHKSEILDRSGSTPASMPDANAGAADLSPGRKPRVSNNRDSESRRDGTRGGYIELVVSSSKNLVEKSKQEILNLAMRELAEFFPEANHARLLKSAVIKEVNATYAPLPGTDAHRPAQVSPWPRVFLAGDWTATGWPATMEGAVRSGYLAAEALTTRSGRPQRFLVPDLPARGFMRLLGK
- a CDS encoding EamA family transporter, with product MNLRKRAILAGVVVFGACGDIALSRGMKAVGALSLSHWTDAISAIFTPWVAVGIILLLAFFASYLTALSFADLTYVLPATAVGYILMALMAKFFLHENISPWRWAGIALIALGVGFVTSGPAKTVGARGQAHHLPPVGGA
- the hpnJ gene encoding hopanoid biosynthesis associated radical SAM protein HpnJ, translated to MPLKTLFLNPPSFENFDGGAGSRWPATREIESYWYPVWLAYPAGMLEGSRLLDAPPHHVSAEETIRIAKEYEFLVLFTSTPGFPGDIRLSKAIKAANPKIKIAFVGPHVSVLPEKSLNEAPQVDFVVRREFDYAVTSFAKGTPVAEIPGVSYRKNGKVVHNPEAPQVTDLDALPNVTDVYKRDLDVRRYNVPFLLHPFVSLYTTRGCPAQCTFCLWPQTLSGHPWRKRSTDAVAREMAQAKEYWPYVKEFFFDDDTFNIQKARTIELCEKLKPLKLTWSCTSRVTTDYETLKAMRDAGCRLLIVGYESGDQQILKNIKKGATLERARQFTKDCHKLGLVIHGDFIMGLPGETRETIRRTMDFAKELDVETIQVSVAHAYPGTELYDFAVRNGFMANKEMVDAGGHQLAHIEYPGLPAEEIIEAVHRFYDEYYFRPKAVYRIVRKAFFNSDERKRLYHEAKEFLKLRANRNRWVKQQRQKPVVAPPAAPDGGGAGSESEASVEPANA
- a CDS encoding TolC family protein, giving the protein MKAPLLRLQWPFFCVFLLLFSFSGLAEPLPFRRAMQLVAQRGTVSVAAAEQARAQAAYQEMRNVYLPQLMVGSGVAKTYGFPLSIEGSAPSIVSVNYQSSLFSPAGRDFMKAARQEWQASATGAEDQRVATLLEAAIAYVQLDTLASRMRPLNQQQEEANRLVNVVSDRLQAGVDSQLELTRAQLAAAQVRLRLADAEAAADVLRERLSQLTGLPAASIETVTESIPQIPDLSQQPDIVSAALSASPAVKAAQESASAKELRAKGEHKMMWPAIDLVGQYGLFSKYNNYDLYFNRFQRNNATLGVAIRFPFLNFPQRARAEAADAEAVKARRQSEVTKGQVSTETIKLARSIKQLVAAEQVAQLDYQLAQVEADAIQARIQAAAPGGPAAAGQPPTPPPGPSELGSARILVNDKYSTYLDMSFELERARLQLLRAAGKLENWALDGKQ